The following coding sequences lie in one Rickettsiella endosymbiont of Rhagonycha lignosa genomic window:
- a CDS encoding superoxide dismutase — translation MKHELPPLPYALDALAPVISKETLEYHYGKHHKAYVDKLNELIPGTEFEALSLEEIIKKAPPGPIFNNAAQVWNHTFYWHCMTPEASKNKLKGPLEDAINKSFGSVDKFKENFVKAAIGQFGSGWAWLVKDAQGVTIKTTSNAQTPIQDNKSCLFTCDVWEHAYYIDYRNARPKYLEKFWEVMNWGFVAENFEK, via the coding sequence ATGAAACATGAGTTACCCCCATTACCCTATGCCTTAGATGCTTTGGCACCCGTTATTTCAAAAGAAACCTTAGAATACCATTATGGCAAACACCATAAAGCTTATGTCGACAAACTGAATGAATTAATTCCTGGCACAGAGTTCGAAGCTTTATCTCTGGAAGAAATTATCAAAAAAGCTCCTCCAGGCCCTATTTTTAATAATGCTGCTCAAGTATGGAATCATACCTTTTATTGGCATTGTATGACTCCTGAAGCATCAAAAAACAAGTTGAAAGGGCCTCTAGAAGATGCAATAAATAAATCCTTTGGTTCTGTCGATAAATTTAAAGAAAATTTTGTCAAGGCCGCCATTGGACAATTCGGCTCTGGATGGGCTTGGCTGGTAAAAGACGCGCAGGGGGTGACGATAAAAACAACGAGTAATGCACAAACTCCTATCCAGGATAACAAATCTTGCCTGTTTACTTGTGATGTCTGGGAGCATGCTTACTATATTGACTACCGCAATGCACGCCCAAAATATCTGGAAAAATTTTGGGAAGTAATGAATTGGGGTTTTGTTGCTGAAAATTTCGAAAAATAA
- the grxD gene encoding Grx4 family monothiol glutaredoxin, producing MSITEVNTLETIKQQIAKYPLILYMKGTPEKPCCGFSARVVQILKICSVKFAHVNVLENSDIRRELPQYSNWPTFPQLFYQGELMGGCDIVEQLYKTGDLQKKLSET from the coding sequence ATGTCTATTACTGAAGTGAATACCTTAGAAACAATTAAGCAGCAAATTGCGAAATACCCGTTAATTCTCTATATGAAAGGAACTCCCGAAAAGCCTTGTTGCGGTTTTTCGGCACGGGTAGTACAAATTCTAAAAATTTGCAGTGTAAAATTTGCACATGTTAATGTACTTGAAAATAGTGATATACGTCGCGAATTACCACAATATTCTAATTGGCCAACTTTTCCACAGCTTTTTTATCAAGGAGAGTTAATGGGTGGATGCGATATCGTTGAACAGCTTTATAAAACTGGCGACCTACAAAAAAAATTATCAGAAACTTGA
- a CDS encoding LbtU family siderophore porin, translated as MKLKAIVASLVTLGLSGPVLAMQPYMLDTSYQMDVMRYQVNKLDSILDRNQPGGFDQPCGWTCRINISGWINTDAYLANKPPVFWEPNPAFNPTAPINLAIVPPNSLTIPTSGRASDLLLNNANLFVDARVNNWVTANMSVVYSSLSGLPGSTGPYNIANSLFVYHPLNRTAIDTAYATIGNFQASPIYFRVGKEYIPFGAYDPYGFVTQENPTQLFTEITATAAQLGFIVPNGLYGSLYTFAGNPKITDAGSTRRIQNGGADLGWGWRMFNSKWNLNAGYIANIADSNFLSSYYLNQIVEGTTVPGLPNTKVPAWNVNADVTFGPFDANGHYISTTRSLANPIFLSGNSAPGFPVLTAPPAQLGKPNVWGLEAGLTFPVMAHQSRVAIGYQKTTHLATFLPQRRIYADYMVNLAKWFDVGIAIFQDRDYNIGEGSIIRTATAATTPVVTPAIGTLAHRGATGNKSTVGQLRASIKFA; from the coding sequence ATGAAACTCAAAGCGATTGTTGCTTCACTCGTAACACTTGGGCTTAGCGGTCCTGTATTGGCGATGCAGCCGTATATGTTGGACACATCCTATCAAATGGATGTAATGCGTTATCAAGTTAATAAACTTGATTCGATCCTTGACCGAAATCAACCTGGCGGATTTGATCAACCTTGCGGTTGGACTTGTCGCATCAACATCAGCGGTTGGATCAATACCGACGCTTATTTAGCTAATAAGCCACCGGTTTTCTGGGAGCCTAATCCAGCCTTTAATCCTACTGCACCCATAAATCTTGCTATAGTCCCACCTAATTCATTAACGATTCCAACATCAGGCAGAGCAAGTGATTTATTGCTGAATAATGCCAATTTATTTGTAGATGCCCGAGTTAATAACTGGGTGACGGCAAATATGTCGGTAGTTTATAGTTCTTTGTCAGGCCTTCCCGGTTCGACAGGGCCTTATAATATTGCTAACTCACTCTTTGTGTATCATCCATTGAATCGAACGGCGATAGACACTGCGTATGCGACCATAGGGAACTTCCAAGCTTCACCTATCTATTTTAGAGTGGGTAAAGAGTATATTCCATTTGGTGCTTATGATCCGTATGGATTTGTAACCCAAGAAAACCCAACCCAGTTATTCACTGAGATTACTGCAACTGCTGCACAATTAGGCTTTATCGTTCCGAACGGTCTGTATGGTTCGTTATATACGTTTGCGGGTAATCCTAAGATCACAGATGCTGGTTCGACGCGCCGTATTCAAAACGGTGGTGCGGATTTAGGATGGGGATGGAGAATGTTTAATAGTAAGTGGAATTTAAATGCAGGTTATATTGCGAATATAGCGGATTCAAATTTCTTATCTTCCTATTATCTAAATCAGATTGTTGAGGGAACAACTGTTCCAGGTTTACCAAATACAAAAGTACCTGCGTGGAACGTGAATGCAGATGTAACTTTCGGACCTTTTGATGCAAATGGACACTATATTTCAACAACACGTAGTTTAGCGAATCCAATCTTTTTAAGCGGTAATTCTGCACCAGGATTTCCAGTGTTAACTGCTCCGCCCGCACAGTTAGGTAAGCCTAACGTCTGGGGTTTAGAAGCTGGCTTGACGTTTCCAGTGATGGCACATCAATCACGTGTGGCAATTGGTTATCAAAAAACCACGCATTTAGCAACTTTCTTGCCACAACGTCGTATCTATGCGGACTATATGGTTAATTTAGCCAAATGGTTTGATGTTGGTATAGCAATATTCCAAGACCGAGATTACAACATTGGCGAAGGTTCTATTATTCGTACTGCAACAGCTGCAACAACACCTGTTGTAACTCCAGCTATAGGTACTCTTGCACATCGGGGAGCTACCGGTAATAAGTCAACGGTTGGTCAATTACGTGCCAGCATTAAATTTGCTTAA
- a CDS encoding LbtU family siderophore porin: MKLKAIVASLVTLGLSGPVLAMQPYMLDTSYQMDVMRYQVNKLDSILDRNQPGGFDQPCGWTCRINISGWMNTDVYLANKPPVFWEFNPGFNPLAAVNPAAVPPNVLTIPTSGRASDLLLNNANLFVDARVNNWVTANMSVVYSSLSGLPGSTGPYNIANSLFVYHPLNRTAIDTAYATIGNFQASPIYFRVGKEYIPFGAYDPYGFVTQENPTQLFTEITATAAQLGFIVPNGLYGSLYTFAGNPKITDAGSTRRIQNGGADLGWGWRMFNSKWNLNAGYIANIADSNFLSSYYLNQIVEGTTVPGLPNTKVPAWNVNADVTFGPFDANGHYISTTRSLANPIFLSGNTSPGFPVAIPSGQSKLGKPVVWGLEAGLTFPVMAHQSRVAIGYQKTTHLATFLPQRRIYADYMVNFAKWFDLGIAVFQDRDYNVGEGAITIPGTAGTAVIPARTIHSGATGNKSTVGQLRASIKFA; this comes from the coding sequence ATGAAACTCAAAGCGATTGTTGCTTCACTCGTAACACTTGGGCTTAGCGGTCCTGTATTGGCGATGCAGCCGTATATGTTGGACACATCCTATCAAATGGATGTAATGCGTTATCAAGTTAATAAACTTGATTCGATCCTTGACCGAAATCAACCTGGCGGATTTGATCAACCTTGCGGTTGGACTTGTCGCATCAACATCAGCGGTTGGATGAATACTGATGTTTATTTAGCGAATAAGCCTCCTGTTTTCTGGGAGTTTAATCCCGGGTTTAACCCACTGGCAGCGGTAAATCCGGCTGCAGTACCTCCTAATGTATTAACTATTCCAACATCAGGCAGAGCAAGTGATTTATTGCTGAATAATGCCAATTTATTTGTAGATGCTCGAGTTAATAATTGGGTGACGGCAAATATGTCGGTAGTTTATAGTTCTTTGTCAGGCCTTCCCGGTTCGACAGGGCCTTATAATATTGCTAACTCACTCTTTGTGTATCATCCATTGAATCGAACGGCGATAGACACTGCGTATGCGACCATAGGGAACTTCCAAGCTTCACCTATCTATTTTAGAGTGGGTAAAGAGTATATTCCATTTGGTGCTTATGATCCGTATGGATTTGTAACCCAAGAAAACCCAACCCAGTTATTCACTGAGATTACTGCAACTGCTGCACAATTAGGCTTTATCGTTCCGAACGGTCTGTATGGTTCGTTATATACGTTTGCGGGTAATCCTAAGATCACAGATGCTGGTTCGACGCGCCGTATTCAAAACGGTGGTGCGGATTTAGGATGGGGATGGAGAATGTTTAATAGTAAGTGGAATTTAAATGCAGGTTATATTGCGAATATAGCGGATTCAAATTTCTTATCTTCCTATTATCTAAATCAGATTGTTGAGGGAACAACTGTTCCAGGTTTACCAAATACAAAAGTACCTGCGTGGAACGTGAATGCAGATGTAACTTTCGGACCTTTTGATGCAAATGGACACTATATTTCAACAACACGTAGTTTAGCGAATCCAATCTTTTTAAGCGGTAATACCTCGCCAGGATTTCCAGTAGCTATTCCATCTGGTCAATCTAAATTAGGTAAACCAGTTGTATGGGGCTTGGAAGCTGGCTTGACGTTTCCAGTGATGGCACATCAATCACGTGTGGCAATTGGTTATCAAAAAACAACGCATTTAGCGACGTTCTTACCACAACGCCGCATCTATGCCGACTATATGGTTAATTTTGCCAAATGGTTTGATCTCGGTATAGCTGTATTCCAAGACCGAGATTACAACGTTGGCGAAGGTGCTATTACTATTCCTGGGACTGCTGGCACAGCAGTCATACCTGCTAGAACAATACATTCTGGCGCAACAGGTAATAAATCAACCGTAGGTCAATTACGTGCCAGCATTAAGTTTGCTTAA
- a CDS encoding TerC family protein yields MFELFFSPEAWISLLTLTALEIILGIDNLVFIAIVTNRLAQSQQSSARQFGLLLACVTRLLLLATLAWMTKFTQPLFTLVGHVFSGRDLILILGGLFLLAKGTSELHFNVTIVTEKKSSLHRYSRFSMVIIQIMLLDIIFSLDSVITAVGMAQEFIIMALAIIIAIALMIWASGPLSHFINTYPNLKILGLSFLLLIGLVLVADGFGMHVPRAYLYFAIAFSVFVEWLNILANRWRQKKNSN; encoded by the coding sequence ATGTTTGAATTATTTTTTTCTCCGGAAGCTTGGATTAGTTTACTTACACTAACAGCTTTAGAAATTATTTTGGGTATTGATAATCTGGTTTTCATTGCTATCGTAACAAATAGGCTTGCACAATCTCAACAAAGTTCAGCTCGTCAATTCGGTTTATTACTCGCCTGTGTGACGCGTTTACTTTTATTGGCAACGCTTGCTTGGATGACTAAGTTTACGCAACCGCTCTTTACTTTGGTAGGGCATGTTTTCTCAGGAAGGGATTTAATTCTTATCTTAGGGGGATTATTTTTACTTGCAAAAGGGACAAGTGAACTTCATTTTAATGTAACAATTGTGACAGAGAAAAAAAGCAGCTTGCATCGATATTCGCGATTTTCGATGGTTATCATTCAAATTATGTTGTTAGATATTATTTTTTCATTGGATAGTGTGATCACTGCAGTAGGAATGGCCCAGGAATTTATAATTATGGCCTTAGCTATTATCATCGCAATCGCATTAATGATATGGGCTAGTGGACCATTGAGTCATTTTATTAACACCTACCCGAACCTAAAGATTCTCGGTTTAAGTTTTTTATTATTAATAGGATTAGTACTAGTAGCTGATGGATTTGGGATGCATGTACCTAGAGCTTATCTGTATTTTGCTATTGCTTTCTCTGTATTTGTAGAATGGCTAAATATTCTGGCTAACCGATGGCGACAGAAGAAAAATTCGAATTAG
- a CDS encoding LbtU family siderophore porin yields MLSNKYKLTTLMAGVCWLSLQGNVALANEITQPSNDKEIIKLSQRTQALESELQRVQNQVATLRRQSNQTAVSTTTETPAETAAHQSLVTALHPFFIIGTPVISSPFIGINSEYNASDLVVNQPYVNEDLNLLQQRKQIYNYLQQNGHQLSDTPIINLSGKIESQIFHTSHFGNFQNNSATDIDLTGIELDTEILVNQWVTGLIAFVYDNTPPTDMSPRRIDNSRVLLERGFLTIGNLAKFPLYATMGQFYVPFGQYSSSMISDPFTKTLGRTKARALELGFSKQFNDENDLNLSAFVFRGPSRTSIDNNGLRNYGANAEYIFTKPKWNIDIAGSYIRSIADSLGMQHNGNSGPGNFEGFATNNNTELMNPVSGLDARGTLSVGAFSLTSEYVTASRSFTQSVLSINGQGAKPAAFHTEAAYKFDVLEKPSAIIIGYDQSKDALGLLIPKKRYIATVSTSVWKDTIESLEFRHDIDYSATDVATGQSGFNPINGTGKSGNTITLQIGLYF; encoded by the coding sequence ATGCTAAGTAACAAATATAAATTAACGACGCTTATGGCAGGGGTGTGTTGGTTAAGTTTACAAGGAAATGTTGCATTAGCTAATGAAATCACACAGCCAAGTAATGACAAGGAAATTATAAAATTGTCGCAACGGACTCAAGCCCTAGAATCCGAGCTACAGCGCGTGCAAAATCAAGTGGCGACCTTGCGCAGACAATCAAACCAGACAGCAGTTTCTACTACTACTGAAACACCTGCTGAAACGGCCGCACATCAAAGTTTGGTTACTGCTTTACATCCTTTTTTTATTATAGGTACACCAGTTATTAGTTCGCCCTTTATAGGTATTAACTCAGAATATAATGCATCTGATTTAGTGGTTAACCAACCCTATGTGAATGAAGATCTTAATTTATTGCAACAACGAAAACAAATTTACAATTATTTGCAACAAAATGGACATCAACTTTCAGATACTCCTATTATTAATTTAAGCGGAAAAATAGAATCGCAAATTTTTCATACCAGTCATTTTGGTAATTTTCAAAATAACTCGGCTACAGATATTGATTTGACTGGCATCGAATTAGATACTGAGATTTTAGTCAATCAATGGGTAACAGGCTTGATTGCGTTTGTTTATGATAATACCCCGCCAACGGATATGTCGCCTAGACGAATTGATAATTCTCGTGTTCTTTTAGAACGAGGGTTTTTAACGATAGGAAATTTAGCTAAATTTCCTCTGTATGCAACTATGGGTCAGTTTTATGTACCATTTGGTCAATATTCATCTTCGATGATTAGTGATCCATTTACTAAAACCTTAGGTAGAACCAAAGCTAGAGCTCTGGAGCTAGGTTTTTCAAAACAATTTAATGATGAAAATGATTTAAATTTATCGGCTTTTGTTTTCAGAGGGCCAAGCCGAACTAGCATAGATAATAATGGTCTACGAAATTATGGTGCTAACGCTGAATATATTTTCACGAAGCCAAAATGGAATATTGATATAGCAGGAAGTTATATTCGTAGTATTGCAGATTCTTTAGGTATGCAGCATAACGGTAACAGTGGACCTGGAAATTTTGAAGGATTTGCTACAAACAATAATACTGAGCTAATGAACCCTGTGTCAGGGTTGGATGCACGCGGAACTTTAAGCGTGGGTGCTTTTAGCTTAACTAGCGAGTATGTTACCGCTAGCCGCTCATTTACACAGTCAGTATTATCCATTAATGGGCAAGGTGCTAAGCCAGCAGCTTTTCACACCGAAGCGGCTTATAAGTTTGATGTCTTAGAAAAACCAAGTGCAATTATTATTGGATATGATCAATCAAAGGATGCCTTAGGGCTACTTATTCCTAAGAAGCGTTATATAGCCACAGTAAGTACATCTGTTTGGAAAGATACCATTGAAAGTTTAGAATTTCGTCACGATATTGACTATAGCGCAACGGATGTTGCCACTGGTCAATCCGGCTTTAATCCCATTAATGGAACAGGAAAAAGTGGTAATACAATTACTTTACAAATAGGTTTATATTTTTAA
- the coaBC gene encoding bifunctional phosphopantothenoylcysteine decarboxylase/phosphopantothenate--cysteine ligase CoaBC yields MNKRILLGITGSIAAYKTPELIRKLKEQHHDIRVVLTSCGKAFVTPLTLQTVSQHKIYEELIDVEAEAAMSHIDLARWPDCILIAPATAHVIAKLAHGFADDLLSTLCLASNTRLIIVPAMNQTMWFNQATQDNVNTLKERDCLFIGPGEGSQACGEFGLGRMLEPLEIVESLSKVFIKPYLHNQRILITAGPTQECIDPVRYLSNRSSGKMGFALAQAAIEAGAKVTLISGPVALTPPRKLKFISVKTASEMLSAVEQEISQQTVFISTAAVADYQVVNPALHKIKKSNAPLTLQLKPTIDILNTVSQMNLEAKPLLVGFAAETEYTLKFAEEKRRSKNIDLMVVNDVSQVDIGFDSDKNEVTVLSSDVPIHLACAPKQLIAQQLLQIVANHMHNTAKC; encoded by the coding sequence ATGAACAAACGCATATTATTGGGTATTACAGGTAGTATTGCTGCTTATAAAACTCCGGAACTTATTAGAAAACTCAAAGAACAACATCATGATATCAGAGTTGTTTTAACTTCTTGTGGCAAAGCTTTTGTAACACCTTTGACACTGCAAACAGTTTCACAACACAAAATATATGAAGAACTTATAGATGTTGAAGCTGAAGCTGCAATGAGTCATATTGACCTTGCACGATGGCCCGATTGTATTTTGATAGCTCCTGCGACAGCACATGTGATTGCTAAATTAGCTCACGGTTTTGCTGATGATTTATTGAGTACCTTATGTTTGGCGTCCAACACACGTTTAATTATTGTACCTGCGATGAATCAAACGATGTGGTTTAATCAAGCAACGCAAGATAATGTTAATACACTTAAAGAAAGAGATTGTTTATTTATAGGGCCTGGAGAAGGGAGTCAAGCCTGTGGAGAGTTTGGATTAGGGCGGATGCTGGAACCTTTAGAGATAGTGGAATCTTTATCAAAAGTATTTATCAAACCCTACTTACACAATCAAAGAATTTTAATTACTGCAGGTCCAACTCAAGAATGCATCGATCCCGTGCGCTATTTATCGAATCGTAGTTCGGGTAAGATGGGGTTTGCTTTAGCCCAGGCTGCTATAGAAGCGGGTGCTAAAGTTACACTCATTAGTGGACCTGTCGCTTTAACACCACCAAGGAAATTGAAATTTATATCAGTGAAAACTGCCAGCGAAATGCTATCGGCTGTGGAGCAGGAAATTAGTCAACAGACGGTTTTTATCAGTACTGCTGCTGTAGCAGATTATCAAGTTGTAAACCCAGCGTTACACAAAATTAAAAAATCGAATGCACCGTTAACTTTACAATTAAAACCTACCATTGACATTTTGAATACTGTTAGTCAAATGAACTTAGAAGCTAAACCTTTATTGGTTGGTTTTGCTGCCGAAACTGAATATACCTTAAAATTTGCTGAAGAGAAGCGTAGGAGTAAAAACATAGATTTAATGGTGGTTAATGATGTTAGTCAAGTGGATATTGGTTTTGATAGTGATAAAAATGAAGTAACTGTATTATCTTCTGATGTTCCTATCCACTTAGCGTGTGCACCTAAACAATTAATAGCCCAACAATTACTGCAAATAGTGGCGAATCATATGCATAATACTGCAAAATGTTAA
- the panB gene encoding 3-methyl-2-oxobutanoate hydroxymethyltransferase yields MNVLEFTKKKITKEKIVILTCYDYSTAKILNDSSLDALLIGDSLAMTMHGFKDTIMATMTIMELHTAAVYRGAPSKFLITDLPFLSYRRSLSRSVIAVQKLMQAGAQAVKLEGAAGNLSLIRHLVESGIPVMGHLGLTPQFVHSLGGYKVQGKTHMQAARLKEDAFALEQAGCFAIVLECVPAQLAKEITTSLKISTIGIGAGVDTDGQVLVLQDLLGLNLDFKPKFVNHFLNGNQLIRKAVDHYSHSVKHKEFPGYEHSY; encoded by the coding sequence ATGAACGTTTTAGAATTTACTAAAAAAAAAATAACTAAAGAAAAAATCGTAATCTTAACTTGTTATGATTATAGTACCGCAAAAATCCTTAATGATTCTTCGCTAGATGCATTATTAATTGGTGATAGTCTTGCCATGACTATGCATGGGTTTAAAGATACCATTATGGCAACAATGACTATAATGGAACTTCATACTGCTGCGGTATACCGAGGTGCTCCTTCTAAATTTCTCATTACCGATCTTCCTTTTTTAAGTTATCGCCGATCATTAAGTCGTAGTGTCATCGCTGTACAAAAGCTTATGCAAGCAGGCGCACAAGCTGTTAAATTAGAAGGTGCAGCAGGAAATCTTTCCTTGATAAGGCATTTAGTCGAATCAGGTATTCCAGTTATGGGTCATCTAGGTTTAACTCCTCAATTTGTTCATAGTTTGGGTGGATATAAAGTCCAGGGAAAAACTCATATGCAGGCAGCGCGACTTAAAGAAGATGCCTTTGCTTTAGAGCAAGCGGGTTGTTTTGCTATAGTTCTCGAGTGTGTTCCAGCACAACTGGCAAAAGAAATAACAACTTCCTTAAAAATTTCAACAATTGGTATAGGAGCTGGTGTTGATACTGACGGTCAGGTTTTAGTTTTGCAAGATTTATTAGGGCTCAATCTAGATTTCAAACCAAAATTTGTTAACCACTTTCTAAATGGTAATCAGTTGATTCGAAAAGCAGTGGATCACTACAGCCATTCTGTTAAACACAAAGAATTTCCTGGTTATGAACATAGTTACTAA
- the panC gene encoding pantoate--beta-alanine ligase, with protein MNIVTNLEDWQTIRKKNNNKNIGFVHTMGHLHAGHLSLCARSQAENDLTIVAIFVNAKQFNQIEDFIHYPRSLDEDIVLLTKQKVDYLLLLDSETVYADNYQIQIHDTSDLSQELEAKFRPGHFIGMLTVVLKYLNIVRPTHAYYGEKDYQQLLLIKKMAQALFLGTEIVACSIIRATDGLALSSRNTRLSLEQRAKASHFPTILKQAPSSEAAEKQLKNIGFKVDYVADHWGRRLAAIYVGDIRLIDAFPISLHI; from the coding sequence ATGAACATAGTTACTAATCTTGAAGATTGGCAAACCATAAGGAAAAAAAATAATAATAAAAATATAGGATTTGTTCATACCATGGGTCATTTGCATGCAGGACATTTAAGTCTTTGTGCTCGTTCTCAGGCTGAAAATGATTTGACTATAGTAGCTATTTTCGTAAATGCTAAGCAATTTAATCAAATAGAGGATTTTATACATTATCCACGTAGTTTAGATGAAGATATTGTTTTATTAACCAAGCAAAAAGTAGATTATTTGCTATTGTTAGATTCTGAAACCGTTTATGCTGATAATTATCAAATTCAAATTCACGATACCAGTGATCTAAGCCAAGAATTAGAAGCAAAGTTTCGTCCTGGGCATTTTATTGGGATGTTAACAGTCGTCTTAAAATATCTGAATATTGTAAGACCGACTCATGCATATTATGGCGAAAAAGATTATCAACAGTTACTACTCATCAAAAAAATGGCTCAAGCACTTTTTTTGGGAACAGAAATCGTTGCTTGTTCAATAATTCGTGCAACAGATGGTTTAGCTTTAAGTTCGAGGAATACTCGTTTGAGTTTAGAGCAACGCGCGAAGGCGAGTCATTTTCCAACAATTTTAAAACAAGCTCCAAGCTCAGAAGCTGCAGAGAAACAATTAAAAAACATAGGGTTTAAAGTTGATTACGTTGCGGATCATTGGGGGAGGCGTTTAGCAGCAATTTACGTGGGAGATATTAGGTTAATCGATGCTTTTCCTATTAGTCTTCACATTTGA